Proteins found in one Homalodisca vitripennis isolate AUS2020 chromosome 4, UT_GWSS_2.1, whole genome shotgun sequence genomic segment:
- the LOC124359259 gene encoding hydroxymethylglutaryl-CoA synthase 1 isoform X1 yields the protein MKLQLSSEPSILVTQNLSMGPPEDVGIVALELVVPAQCVDQAELEVFDGVSAGKYTVGLGQARMGFCTDREDINSLCLTAVAQLMEKNNLSYRDIGRLEVGTETIIDKSKSVKTVLMQLFHESGNYDVEGIDTTNACYGGTAALFNAVAWVESRSWDGRLAIVVAADIAVYAAGSARPTGGAGAVAMLIGPNASLAFEPGLRATFMDHVYDFFKPDLSSEYPTVDGKLSIQCYLTALDHCYQLYCRKAKKLAGIESESNDMVGVKSLDAVLFHTPYCKLVQKSLARLVLNDFVNTPKENIPDVYPGLEKYTGVQLEDTYFDRDVEKGFMEFSKAMFAEKTQPSLYVANQVGNMYTSSLYGGLVSYLINKPVSELVGKRIGLFSYGSGLASSMFSLKVRNEGLKTLVTNLSHIQTMLENRKIMSPKDFSNTMAMKEQNAHKSSMTPIDSVENLFPGTFYLKVISDYRRSYDRVPI from the exons ATGAAACTCCAGTTGTCTTCTGAACCATCTATTCTTGTGACCCAAAACCTAAG CATGGGGCCACCAGAAGACGTGGGTATCGTGGCCTTGGAGCTAGTGGTACCGGCTCAATGTGTCGACCAGGCAGAACTTGAG GTGTTTGATGGAGTGTCGGCTGGAAAGTACACAGTAGGACTTGGACAGGCAAGGATGGGCTTCTGTACTGATCGAGAAGACATCAACTCTCTTTGTCTCACTGCGGTCGCTCAGCTGATGGAGAAGAACAACCTGAGCTACAGAGATATTGGCCGTCTCGAGGTCGGCACAGAGACTATCATTGACAAGTCCAAGAGTGTCAAAACTGTACTCATGCAGCTCTTCCATGAGAGTGGCAACTACGATGTTGAAG GCATTGACACAACAAATGCTTGCTATGGTGGAACTGCTGCTCTGTTCAATGCTGTGGCCTGGGTGGAGTCCCGAAGTTGGGACGGACGGCTAGCCATCGTTGTGGCGGCTGACATTGCAGTGTATGCGGCCGGTAGTGCACGACCTACGGGTGGTGCAGGGGCTGTGGCTATGCTGATCGGGCCAAACGCTAGTCTCGCCTTCGAACCCGGCCTCAGAGCTACTTTCATGGACCACGTATATGATTTTTTCAAACCTGATTTAAGTTCTGAATATCCTACTGTTGATGGAAAATTATCAATACAATGCTATCTCACAGCGCTAGACCATTGTTACCAACTCTACTGTCGGAAAGCAAAAAAACTGGCAGGTATTGAATCCGAATCGAACGATATGGTCGGAGTGAAATCATTGGATGCTGTATTGTTTCATACGCCGTACTGTAAACTTGTACAAAAGTCACTTGCTCGTTTGGTGCTCAATGACTTTGTCAATACACCAAAAGAAAATATTCCTGATGTTTATCCGGGATTAGAGAAATATACAGGAGTGCAGTTAGAAGACACTTATTTTGATCGAGATGTAGAAAAAGGATTTATGGAGTTCAGTAAGGCGATGTTTGCTGAAAAGACACAGCCATCTCTATATGTTGCAAACCAAGTAGGCAACATGTACACTTCTTCTCTCTATGGAGGACTTGTTTCTTATCTAATCAACAAACCTGTTTCTGAACTTGTTGGAAAAAGAATTGGATTGTTTTCTTACGGTTCAGGGCTCGCTTCATCTATGTTCTCTTTGAAGGTGCGCAATGAAGGATTGAAAACTCTTGTGACCAATTTGAGTCACATCCAAACAATGCTTGAGAATCGAAAAATAATGTCTCCAAAAGATTTTTCAAACACAATGGCAATGAAGGAACAAAATGCACATAAGTCATCCATGACTCCAATCGActctgttgaaaatttgtttcctGGAACATTCTACTTGAAAGTCATATCTGACTATCGGCGATCCTATGACAGAGTACCGATATAA
- the LOC124359259 gene encoding hydroxymethylglutaryl-CoA synthase 1 isoform X2: MGPPEDVGIVALELVVPAQCVDQAELEVFDGVSAGKYTVGLGQARMGFCTDREDINSLCLTAVAQLMEKNNLSYRDIGRLEVGTETIIDKSKSVKTVLMQLFHESGNYDVEGIDTTNACYGGTAALFNAVAWVESRSWDGRLAIVVAADIAVYAAGSARPTGGAGAVAMLIGPNASLAFEPGLRATFMDHVYDFFKPDLSSEYPTVDGKLSIQCYLTALDHCYQLYCRKAKKLAGIESESNDMVGVKSLDAVLFHTPYCKLVQKSLARLVLNDFVNTPKENIPDVYPGLEKYTGVQLEDTYFDRDVEKGFMEFSKAMFAEKTQPSLYVANQVGNMYTSSLYGGLVSYLINKPVSELVGKRIGLFSYGSGLASSMFSLKVRNEGLKTLVTNLSHIQTMLENRKIMSPKDFSNTMAMKEQNAHKSSMTPIDSVENLFPGTFYLKVISDYRRSYDRVPI; the protein is encoded by the exons ATGGGGCCACCAGAAGACGTGGGTATCGTGGCCTTGGAGCTAGTGGTACCGGCTCAATGTGTCGACCAGGCAGAACTTGAG GTGTTTGATGGAGTGTCGGCTGGAAAGTACACAGTAGGACTTGGACAGGCAAGGATGGGCTTCTGTACTGATCGAGAAGACATCAACTCTCTTTGTCTCACTGCGGTCGCTCAGCTGATGGAGAAGAACAACCTGAGCTACAGAGATATTGGCCGTCTCGAGGTCGGCACAGAGACTATCATTGACAAGTCCAAGAGTGTCAAAACTGTACTCATGCAGCTCTTCCATGAGAGTGGCAACTACGATGTTGAAG GCATTGACACAACAAATGCTTGCTATGGTGGAACTGCTGCTCTGTTCAATGCTGTGGCCTGGGTGGAGTCCCGAAGTTGGGACGGACGGCTAGCCATCGTTGTGGCGGCTGACATTGCAGTGTATGCGGCCGGTAGTGCACGACCTACGGGTGGTGCAGGGGCTGTGGCTATGCTGATCGGGCCAAACGCTAGTCTCGCCTTCGAACCCGGCCTCAGAGCTACTTTCATGGACCACGTATATGATTTTTTCAAACCTGATTTAAGTTCTGAATATCCTACTGTTGATGGAAAATTATCAATACAATGCTATCTCACAGCGCTAGACCATTGTTACCAACTCTACTGTCGGAAAGCAAAAAAACTGGCAGGTATTGAATCCGAATCGAACGATATGGTCGGAGTGAAATCATTGGATGCTGTATTGTTTCATACGCCGTACTGTAAACTTGTACAAAAGTCACTTGCTCGTTTGGTGCTCAATGACTTTGTCAATACACCAAAAGAAAATATTCCTGATGTTTATCCGGGATTAGAGAAATATACAGGAGTGCAGTTAGAAGACACTTATTTTGATCGAGATGTAGAAAAAGGATTTATGGAGTTCAGTAAGGCGATGTTTGCTGAAAAGACACAGCCATCTCTATATGTTGCAAACCAAGTAGGCAACATGTACACTTCTTCTCTCTATGGAGGACTTGTTTCTTATCTAATCAACAAACCTGTTTCTGAACTTGTTGGAAAAAGAATTGGATTGTTTTCTTACGGTTCAGGGCTCGCTTCATCTATGTTCTCTTTGAAGGTGCGCAATGAAGGATTGAAAACTCTTGTGACCAATTTGAGTCACATCCAAACAATGCTTGAGAATCGAAAAATAATGTCTCCAAAAGATTTTTCAAACACAATGGCAATGAAGGAACAAAATGCACATAAGTCATCCATGACTCCAATCGActctgttgaaaatttgtttcctGGAACATTCTACTTGAAAGTCATATCTGACTATCGGCGATCCTATGACAGAGTACCGATATAA